From one Triticum urartu cultivar G1812 chromosome 3, Tu2.1, whole genome shotgun sequence genomic stretch:
- the LOC125546334 gene encoding respirasome Complex Assembly Factor 1-like, which yields MRKSKAAAAAAKQPHHAAQNGHALPSRLVRYLDPDASLDKDQLLDAVHWIRQAVGLTCGLLWGAVPLVGAFWIALFFTISTVIVHLYYAHLLKIDEEDFGGHAALLKEGLFASFTLFLLSWTLVYSLAHF from the exons ATGAGGAAGTCCaaggcggctgcggcggcggcgaagcAGCCGCACCACGCGGCGCAGAACGGCCACGCCCTCCCCTCCAGGCTCGTCCGGTACCTCGACCCCGACGCGTCCTTGGACAAG GACCAGCTGCTGGACGCGGTGCACTGGATCCGGCAGGCGGTGGGGCTCACCTGCGGCTTGCTCTGGGGCGCCGTCCCCCTCGTCGGCGCCTTCTGGATCGCCCT ATTCTTTACAATTTCCACCGTCATAGTTCATTTGTACTATGCGCATTTGCTGAAGATTGATGAGGAAGACTTTGGAGGCCATGCCGCCCTACTAAAGGAGGGGCTCTTTGCTTCGTTCACCCTTTTCCTT CTTTCATGGACTCTTGTATACAGCTTGGCTCACTTCTGA